A genomic stretch from Bradyrhizobium sp. 195 includes:
- a CDS encoding adenylosuccinate synthase, giving the protein MANVVVVGAQWGDEGKGKIVDWLSEQADIVVRFQGGHNAGHTLVINGKTYKLALLPSGVLREGKLSVIGNGVVFDPAAFLDEVSKLRALGVAVSPENLRIAENVTLILPLHRELDAHRESASAATAIGTTRRGIGPAYEDKVGRRAIRLMDLADLDTLPHKIDRLLAHHNALRRGLNLPEFDGKVILKELSALAPELLPYAETVWRLLDIKRREGKRMLFEGAQGALLDVDHGTYPYVTSSNTVAAQAATGAGLGPGAVGYVLGLCKAYTTRVGQGPFPTEQDNETGRRIGERGREFGTNTGRPRRCGWFDAVLVRQAVRTCGINGLALTKLDILDGFDTIEVCTGYKLDGKEIDHFPAGEGAQARVEPIYETIEGWKEPTASARSWADLPAQAIKYVRRIEELVGCPVALLSTSPEREDTILVQNPFEA; this is encoded by the coding sequence ATGGCCAATGTTGTCGTCGTCGGCGCCCAATGGGGCGACGAAGGGAAGGGCAAGATCGTCGACTGGTTGTCGGAGCAGGCGGACATCGTGGTCCGCTTCCAGGGCGGCCATAACGCCGGCCACACGCTGGTGATCAACGGCAAGACCTACAAGCTCGCGCTGTTGCCCTCGGGCGTGCTGCGCGAGGGCAAGCTGTCGGTGATCGGCAATGGCGTGGTGTTCGATCCCGCCGCCTTCCTCGACGAGGTCAGCAAGCTCAGGGCCCTGGGCGTCGCGGTCTCTCCGGAGAACCTGCGGATCGCCGAGAACGTCACCCTGATCCTGCCGCTGCACCGCGAGCTCGATGCGCACCGCGAATCCGCCAGCGCAGCGACCGCGATCGGCACCACCCGCCGCGGCATTGGCCCGGCCTATGAGGACAAGGTTGGCCGCCGCGCCATCCGCCTGATGGACCTCGCCGACCTCGACACGCTGCCGCACAAGATCGACCGCCTGCTGGCTCACCACAATGCGCTGCGCCGTGGCCTCAACCTGCCGGAGTTTGACGGCAAGGTGATCCTGAAGGAATTGAGCGCGCTGGCACCTGAGCTGCTGCCCTACGCCGAGACGGTGTGGCGCCTGCTCGACATCAAACGCCGCGAAGGCAAGCGCATGCTGTTCGAGGGCGCGCAAGGTGCGCTGCTCGACGTCGACCACGGCACCTATCCTTACGTCACCTCGTCCAACACGGTGGCGGCGCAGGCCGCGACCGGTGCCGGCCTCGGGCCGGGCGCGGTCGGCTACGTGCTCGGCCTGTGCAAGGCCTATACGACCCGCGTCGGCCAGGGCCCGTTCCCGACCGAGCAGGACAACGAGACCGGCCGCCGGATCGGCGAGCGCGGCCGCGAGTTCGGCACCAATACCGGCCGTCCGCGCCGCTGCGGCTGGTTCGACGCCGTGCTGGTCCGCCAGGCGGTCCGGACCTGCGGCATCAACGGTCTGGCGCTGACCAAGCTCGACATCCTCGACGGCTTCGACACGATCGAGGTCTGCACCGGCTACAAGCTCGACGGCAAGGAGATCGACCATTTCCCGGCCGGCGAGGGCGCCCAGGCCCGGGTCGAGCCGATCTACGAGACCATCGAGGGCTGGAAGGAGCCGACCGCCAGTGCGCGGTCTTGGGCCGACCTGCCGGCCCAGGCCATCAAATACGTCCGGCGGATCGAGGAATTGGTGGGGTGCCCGGTCGCACTGCTTTCCACCAGCCCCGAACGCGAAGATACTATCCTGGTGCAAAATCCGTTTGAGGCTTAA
- a CDS encoding cysteine rich repeat-containing protein encodes MVRKFLLATITLAALTGLSNAPAVAQGHMGSPQEQQACSRDASRFCRKDLGNDGAVQSCLQANRAKLSRSCSKVFQSHGM; translated from the coding sequence ATGGTCCGCAAATTTCTTCTGGCGACAATCACGCTGGCGGCCCTGACCGGCCTGTCGAACGCGCCCGCTGTTGCGCAGGGCCATATGGGCTCCCCGCAGGAGCAGCAGGCCTGCTCGCGGGACGCATCGCGCTTCTGTCGCAAGGATCTCGGCAATGACGGCGCGGTGCAGAGCTGCCTGCAGGCCAACCGGGCCAAGCTGTCGCGCTCCTGCAGCAAGGTCTTTCAGAGCCACGGCATGTGA
- a CDS encoding C-terminal binding protein — MPKYRVVTPKGASFTVAGSDYSFEREALDPIDAEIVEAPADEAGFIAAAKNADAIYAKGIPITKTIIDSLETCKVITLGSVGVDSVDVKAATARGIPVTNIPDTFIEEVADHAMMLLLAGFRRLVEQDRMVRDGRWAEGRPALLKVPRLMGQTLGFVSFGRVARAVAKRAAPFGLRMMAYDPFIQETLMYDHGVIPATLNEVLSQSDFVSMHAPARPEVHHMLTEKHFRQMKKGSIFVNTGRGATVDEESLIKALQEGWIAHAALDVLEKEPPSHNNPLLRMENVTLTAHVASASARFDEARKRRVGYELSLVLQGMWPVSCVNPSVLQDTALRRWQPVSMDRGPNS; from the coding sequence ATGCCGAAATACAGGGTGGTGACGCCGAAGGGCGCGAGCTTCACGGTCGCGGGCAGCGACTATTCCTTCGAGCGCGAGGCGCTCGATCCGATCGATGCCGAAATCGTCGAGGCGCCCGCTGACGAAGCCGGGTTCATTGCCGCCGCGAAGAATGCCGATGCGATCTATGCCAAGGGTATCCCCATCACCAAGACCATCATCGACAGCTTGGAGACCTGCAAGGTCATCACGCTCGGCTCGGTCGGCGTCGACAGCGTCGACGTCAAGGCCGCCACGGCGCGCGGCATTCCCGTCACCAACATCCCCGACACCTTCATCGAGGAGGTCGCCGATCACGCCATGATGCTGCTGCTCGCCGGCTTCCGCCGCCTGGTCGAGCAGGACCGCATGGTGCGCGACGGCCGCTGGGCCGAGGGCCGGCCGGCGCTGCTCAAGGTTCCGAGGCTGATGGGCCAGACGCTCGGCTTCGTCTCGTTCGGCCGCGTCGCGCGTGCAGTTGCGAAGCGCGCGGCGCCGTTCGGCCTGCGCATGATGGCCTACGATCCCTTCATCCAGGAAACGCTGATGTACGACCACGGCGTGATCCCGGCGACGCTGAACGAGGTGCTGTCGCAATCCGACTTCGTCTCGATGCATGCCCCGGCAAGGCCCGAGGTCCATCACATGCTGACCGAGAAGCACTTTCGGCAGATGAAGAAGGGCTCGATCTTCGTCAACACCGGACGCGGCGCCACCGTGGACGAGGAGAGCCTGATCAAGGCGCTGCAGGAAGGCTGGATCGCGCACGCCGCGCTCGACGTGCTGGAGAAGGAACCGCCCTCGCACAACAATCCCCTGCTCCGCATGGAGAACGTGACCCTGACCGCCCATGTCGCGTCGGCCTCGGCACGGTTTGACGAAGCGCGCAAGCGCCGGGTGGGCTACGAATTGTCACTGGTGCTGCAGGGCATGTGGCCGGTAAGCTGCGTCAATCCGTCGGTGCTGCAAGACACCGCGCTCCGTCGCTGGCAACCCGTCAGCATGGATCGCGGGCCGAACAGCTAG
- a CDS encoding DUF3551 domain-containing protein → MHRLGLVSLSALVLSCAAGTSPAHAGRYCLQGDQWGYPGNCSFDTYEQCRGTASGTRASCGINPKYAHRKKVSH, encoded by the coding sequence ATGCATCGTCTTGGCCTGGTTAGTTTGTCCGCCCTTGTCCTGTCGTGCGCCGCCGGGACCTCCCCGGCCCATGCGGGGCGCTATTGCCTTCAGGGGGATCAATGGGGCTATCCGGGAAATTGCAGCTTCGATACCTATGAGCAGTGCCGGGGCACGGCGTCTGGCACGCGTGCCTCCTGCGGCATCAATCCGAAATACGCGCACCGAAAAAAGGTCTCGCATTGA
- a CDS encoding DUF4112 domain-containing protein, with amino-acid sequence MTMSDDDILAPRRSRSGSGSRASSGKTAHGPIIDQEGHEIRPETLEQGFREFRFDFGQGNPFGNLTREQRIARLEAIAKLLDVAFILPGTNIRYGIDGLIGLIPVVGDIITTAISLWLVREARALGAPWYITARMLGNVALDGVVGIVPFAGDAFDVMFRANMRNVRLLRRWLEKQPRI; translated from the coding sequence ATGACCATGTCCGACGACGATATCCTTGCGCCGCGCCGATCCCGTTCCGGCAGCGGCTCGCGTGCGAGCTCAGGCAAGACAGCGCACGGGCCGATCATCGATCAGGAGGGCCATGAGATCCGCCCCGAAACGCTGGAGCAGGGATTTCGCGAGTTTCGGTTCGATTTCGGGCAAGGCAATCCGTTCGGCAATCTGACGCGCGAGCAGCGGATCGCGCGGCTCGAGGCGATCGCAAAGCTGCTCGACGTCGCCTTCATCCTGCCCGGCACCAACATCCGCTACGGCATCGATGGGCTGATCGGCCTGATTCCTGTCGTCGGTGACATCATCACGACGGCGATCTCGCTGTGGCTGGTGCGCGAAGCCCGCGCGCTGGGCGCGCCCTGGTACATCACCGCGCGCATGCTGGGCAATGTCGCGCTCGACGGCGTGGTCGGCATCGTCCCGTTCGCCGGCGACGCTTTCGACGTCATGTTCCGCGCCAACATGCGCAACGTGCGTCTGCTCCGCCGCTGGCTGGAGAAGCAGCCGCGGATCTGA
- a CDS encoding DMT family transporter yields the protein MTIASPAPKASNPASWLNNQPYLLLSLSSLFWAGNIVLARHVGAHVPPLTVTTIRWFGVFLILLPFAWPHLKRDWPALRRSLPLMLFLSLVGFAFNNAISYWAMQYTEALNALLIQSAGPLFVALWSLVLFGVRLTGAQFAGIAISLLGVLIIILRGDLAALASISFNRGDIMFASSLVAFGIYSAFIPRRPKVHQLSFLSFTTCCGATMLLPAAIWEAASGRVLQFDTMTLATLGYILIFPSTLAYLFFNRGVALIGPNRAAPFFHLVPVFGSAMAILLLGEMLQPFHLIGYALVLAGVVIASRQGSA from the coding sequence ATGACGATCGCTTCGCCCGCGCCAAAGGCCTCCAATCCGGCCAGTTGGCTCAACAATCAGCCTTATCTGCTGCTCAGCCTGAGCTCGCTGTTCTGGGCCGGCAACATCGTGCTCGCGCGCCATGTCGGCGCGCATGTGCCGCCGCTGACGGTGACCACGATCCGCTGGTTCGGGGTGTTCCTGATCCTGTTGCCGTTTGCCTGGCCGCATCTGAAGCGCGACTGGCCTGCCTTGCGCAGGAGCCTGCCGCTGATGCTGTTCCTGTCGCTGGTGGGCTTTGCCTTCAACAACGCGATCTCGTACTGGGCGATGCAATACACGGAAGCGCTGAATGCGCTGCTGATCCAGTCGGCAGGTCCCCTGTTCGTGGCGCTGTGGTCGCTGGTGCTGTTCGGCGTGCGGCTGACGGGCGCGCAGTTCGCCGGCATCGCGATCTCGCTTCTCGGCGTGCTGATCATTATCCTGCGCGGCGATCTCGCCGCGCTGGCGAGCATCAGCTTCAACAGGGGCGACATCATGTTCGCCTCCTCGCTGGTGGCGTTCGGGATCTACTCCGCCTTCATCCCGCGCCGGCCCAAGGTCCATCAGCTGTCCTTCCTGTCCTTCACCACCTGCTGCGGCGCGACGATGCTGCTGCCCGCGGCGATCTGGGAAGCGGCAAGCGGCCGCGTCCTGCAATTCGATACGATGACGCTGGCGACGCTGGGCTACATCCTGATCTTTCCCTCGACGCTGGCCTATCTCTTCTTCAACCGCGGCGTGGCGCTGATCGGGCCGAACCGGGCGGCGCCGTTCTTCCATCTGGTGCCGGTGTTCGGCTCGGCGATGGCGATCCTGCTGCTCGGCGAAATGCTCCAGCCGTTCCACCTGATCGGCTACGCGCTGGTGCTCGCCGGCGTCGTGATCGCCTCGCGCCAGGGTTCGGCGTGA
- a CDS encoding DMT family transporter translates to MSATGQTTSAETSGHSWIANQPYLLLSITALCWAGNAIVGRLAAGHIPPVTLSFLRWFFAFLLVLPFAWKHLAQDWPAIRGKLGLMVTLSITGIGAFNTLQYWALEHTQALNTLLLQSAAPLVVALWSLAILGIRLTAAQAFGVLLSMCGVLTILLHGDFTTLSNIEFNKGDLIFIVALVIFALYSVLTLKRPPMHGLSFLAFTFGVGAACLIPLEIWELSARPVMKLDGPNLLTLFYVAVFPSTLAYLCFNRGVRLIGANRAAPFFHVVPVFGSIMAMAFLGEHPQAFHFIGFALVLSGVFVASRKQAN, encoded by the coding sequence ATGTCCGCCACCGGTCAGACCACGAGCGCGGAAACATCCGGTCACAGCTGGATCGCCAACCAGCCTTATCTGCTGCTCAGCATCACCGCGCTGTGCTGGGCCGGCAACGCCATCGTCGGGCGGCTCGCCGCCGGCCATATCCCGCCGGTCACCCTCTCCTTCCTGCGCTGGTTCTTCGCCTTCCTGCTGGTGCTGCCGTTCGCCTGGAAGCATCTTGCCCAGGACTGGCCCGCGATCCGCGGCAAGCTCGGCCTGATGGTCACACTCTCGATCACCGGCATCGGCGCCTTCAACACGCTGCAATATTGGGCGCTGGAGCATACCCAGGCCCTCAACACGCTGCTGCTGCAGTCGGCCGCTCCGCTGGTCGTGGCGCTGTGGTCGCTGGCCATCCTCGGCATCCGCCTCACCGCGGCGCAGGCGTTCGGCGTGCTGCTGTCGATGTGCGGCGTGCTCACGATCCTGCTGCACGGCGATTTCACCACGCTGTCGAACATCGAGTTCAACAAGGGCGACCTCATCTTCATCGTCGCGCTCGTCATCTTCGCGCTGTATTCGGTGCTGACCTTGAAGCGGCCGCCGATGCACGGCCTGTCGTTCCTCGCCTTCACCTTCGGGGTCGGCGCCGCCTGCCTGATTCCGCTCGAGATCTGGGAATTGTCCGCTCGCCCCGTGATGAAGCTCGACGGGCCGAACCTGCTGACGCTGTTCTACGTCGCGGTGTTCCCATCGACGCTCGCCTATCTCTGCTTCAATCGCGGCGTGCGCCTGATCGGCGCCAACCGCGCCGCGCCGTTCTTCCACGTCGTGCCGGTGTTCGGCTCGATCATGGCAATGGCCTTCCTGGGCGAGCACCCGCAGGCGTTCCACTTCATCGGATTTGCGTTGGTGCTATCAGGCGTGTTCGTGGCGTCGAGGAAGCAGGCGAACTGA
- a CDS encoding DUF5413 family protein, translated as MKRYLVYALVGPFLGGFLLLLTTTYQSGYWAQTSLGEVGKLFAVFFKTLQYSYLFGVLPSLMIGAVDDILLHIRRIGPGLRMLLVGLFAFVLASLTYSSRGPDSGAVQFILYGLVGFVPAAISSWLVHRYVKEPQAVAAPT; from the coding sequence ATGAAACGCTATCTGGTGTATGCGCTGGTTGGCCCGTTCCTCGGCGGGTTCCTGCTGCTGCTGACGACGACCTATCAGTCCGGCTATTGGGCCCAGACCAGTCTCGGCGAGGTCGGCAAGCTATTCGCAGTGTTCTTCAAGACCCTGCAATACAGCTATCTGTTCGGCGTCCTGCCCTCGCTGATGATCGGCGCGGTCGACGACATCCTGCTCCATATCAGGCGGATCGGCCCGGGCTTGCGGATGCTGCTGGTCGGCCTGTTCGCCTTCGTGCTGGCCTCGCTCACCTATAGCTCCCGCGGGCCGGATTCGGGTGCGGTGCAGTTCATTCTGTACGGCCTCGTCGGGTTCGTGCCGGCGGCGATTTCGTCCTGGCTCGTGCATAGATATGTCAAGGAGCCGCAAGCAGTGGCGGCGCCGACCTGA
- a CDS encoding DUF3309 family protein: MSLGTILIILVIIYLLGGLSGRVGGYGYGLGHSGMGIGSVVLAVLVVLVLLGKL; the protein is encoded by the coding sequence ATGTCACTTGGGACCATCCTGATCATCCTGGTGATCATTTATCTGCTCGGAGGCCTGTCCGGCCGCGTGGGCGGTTATGGCTATGGCCTAGGCCATTCCGGCATGGGCATCGGCAGTGTCGTGCTAGCGGTGCTGGTCGTCCTGGTGCTTCTTGGCAAATTGTAA
- a CDS encoding DUF1330 domain-containing protein encodes MLNIAGLEGLEQNAPVVMLNLMRFHARSRDGDGSGWDAYLRYSAITVPMIKARGGTLLWTGEAKAIALGPHAGNDWDFVALVYYPSVAAFLDMMTSEAYETQADPHRVNGCAEHVIIATSEAYSKFGVG; translated from the coding sequence ATGTTGAACATCGCGGGCCTCGAAGGGCTCGAGCAGAACGCACCGGTGGTGATGCTGAACCTGATGCGTTTCCACGCGCGCTCGCGTGACGGCGACGGATCCGGATGGGACGCATACTTGCGCTACAGCGCCATCACGGTGCCGATGATCAAGGCGCGGGGCGGCACTCTGCTCTGGACCGGCGAGGCCAAGGCCATCGCGCTCGGACCGCACGCCGGCAACGACTGGGATTTCGTGGCGCTGGTCTATTATCCGAGCGTCGCGGCCTTCCTCGACATGATGACCTCGGAAGCCTACGAGACGCAGGCCGACCCGCACCGCGTCAATGGCTGCGCCGAGCATGTGATCATTGCGACCAGCGAGGCCTACAGCAAGTTCGGAGTCGGCTGA
- a CDS encoding Bug family tripartite tricarboxylate transporter substrate binding protein, with product MISGLIRNLRAAATVALCLAAASTAHADNYPSRNITLVLPFAAGSGTDTTTRLISQHLSQALGVGIVIENKAGANGMLAATYVAKAAPDGYTLLVTTNTTHSANPYLLKSLTYDPVKDFTPIARTGDLPFMLVVNPEVPAKTVGELVAYGKANPGKLSYASGSSSAIVSGATFAHNAGLDLLHVPYKSSPPALNDVMGGRVSMMFVDILTGLPHVQGNALRALAVTTKERSPLVPNLPSMQEAGVPDFDISSWQGYFGPAGLPKEIVTRLNTEIRKIVEKPEIKAQLATLGMDAFSGTPEQLGTFVNEQLVLWEKLITNAKIEKQ from the coding sequence ATGATTTCAGGGCTGATTCGAAACCTGCGTGCCGCGGCTACGGTCGCGCTGTGCCTTGCCGCCGCATCCACGGCTCACGCCGACAATTATCCCAGCCGCAACATCACGCTGGTGCTGCCGTTCGCGGCCGGCAGCGGCACCGACACCACGACGCGGCTGATCTCGCAGCATCTGTCGCAGGCGCTCGGCGTCGGCATCGTGATCGAGAACAAGGCGGGTGCCAACGGCATGCTCGCCGCAACCTATGTCGCGAAGGCCGCGCCTGACGGCTACACGCTGCTGGTGACCACCAACACCACGCATTCAGCCAATCCCTATCTGCTCAAGAGCCTCACTTACGATCCGGTCAAGGATTTCACGCCGATCGCGCGCACGGGCGATTTGCCCTTCATGCTGGTGGTCAATCCCGAGGTGCCGGCCAAGACCGTCGGCGAGCTCGTCGCCTATGGCAAGGCCAATCCCGGCAAGCTGAGCTACGCCTCGGGATCGTCCTCCGCGATCGTCTCGGGTGCGACCTTTGCGCACAATGCCGGGCTCGACCTGCTGCACGTGCCCTACAAGAGCTCGCCGCCGGCGCTCAACGACGTCATGGGCGGCCGCGTCTCGATGATGTTCGTGGACATCCTGACCGGCCTGCCGCATGTCCAGGGCAACGCGCTGCGCGCGCTCGCCGTCACCACCAAGGAGCGCTCGCCGCTGGTGCCGAACCTGCCCTCGATGCAGGAGGCCGGCGTGCCTGATTTCGACATCTCGTCGTGGCAGGGCTATTTCGGCCCGGCCGGCCTGCCCAAGGAGATCGTGACGCGGCTCAATACTGAGATCAGGAAGATCGTCGAGAAGCCCGAGATCAAGGCCCAGCTCGCCACGCTCGGCATGGACGCGTTTTCGGGCACGCCGGAGCAGCTCGGCACGTTCGTCAACGAGCAGCTGGTGCTGTGGGAGAAGCTGATCACCAACGCGAAGATCGAGAAGCAGTGA
- a CDS encoding methyl-accepting chemotaxis protein — translation MKLSNLKIAPKLGILVGVAMLGLCVSGVLAAYLMQRELLDARFEQTKAMVEMSRNMALGLQKQVDAGQLTKDAAIAEFVRRGSSMTYDKGSGYIFAYTMDGVAVLTPDPKQYGSNRLDIETNGRKLTRELRDGIAAKGDVTLRYEYYRPGEKEVTRKLSYAVAIPGWNMFVGTGAYLDDLDAKLAPVAWLLGLSLLGIMLVAGGVAWLIGRSISRPLGLLGTRMKELADGRLEGEIPGVGRGDEVGAMAATVQIFKTNAEKIRELEQTEAAAQQRAAAERRNAMEELANDFERSVNGIVRTVSSAAAGMQTTAQSMTATASDASSRAATVGAASQKASGNVGTVAAAAEELSSSVAEISRQVTRSTEVASRAVSDAERTNATVQVLSTGAEKIGEVVKLIHSIAAQTNLLALNATIEAARAGESGRGFAVVASEVKALANQTAKATEEISAQVAAMQTSTSDAVTAISGITQTIAEMSEITAGISASIEQQGEATREIARNIQSVAAGSNEINSNIGSVTSAAEATGNAATDVLTNARELDSQSGALRNAVDGFLAKVRAA, via the coding sequence GTGAAGTTGAGCAATCTGAAGATCGCCCCCAAGCTCGGCATTCTTGTCGGCGTCGCCATGCTCGGACTATGCGTCTCCGGCGTGTTGGCAGCGTACTTGATGCAACGGGAATTGCTCGATGCCCGTTTCGAGCAGACCAAAGCCATGGTCGAAATGTCGCGCAACATGGCGCTGGGTCTGCAAAAGCAGGTCGATGCCGGGCAGCTGACCAAGGATGCGGCCATCGCGGAGTTCGTCCGCCGAGGCAGTTCGATGACCTATGACAAGGGCTCGGGCTACATCTTCGCCTATACGATGGACGGCGTCGCCGTGCTGACGCCCGACCCGAAGCAGTACGGCAGCAACCGCCTCGACATCGAAACCAACGGCCGCAAGCTCACGCGTGAACTGCGCGACGGTATCGCCGCGAAGGGCGACGTCACGCTGCGCTACGAGTATTACCGCCCCGGCGAGAAGGAAGTTACCCGCAAGCTGTCCTACGCTGTGGCGATTCCCGGCTGGAACATGTTCGTTGGCACCGGGGCGTATCTCGACGACCTCGATGCCAAGCTGGCGCCGGTGGCCTGGCTGCTCGGCCTCTCCCTGCTCGGCATCATGCTCGTGGCCGGGGGCGTAGCTTGGCTGATCGGCCGCAGTATCAGCCGGCCGCTGGGCCTGCTCGGGACCCGCATGAAGGAGCTCGCCGACGGCAGGCTCGAGGGGGAAATCCCCGGCGTCGGCCGAGGCGACGAGGTCGGCGCGATGGCGGCGACCGTGCAGATCTTCAAGACCAATGCAGAGAAAATTCGCGAGCTCGAGCAGACCGAGGCAGCGGCGCAGCAGCGCGCCGCGGCGGAACGTCGCAATGCGATGGAAGAGCTGGCCAACGACTTCGAACGTAGCGTCAACGGCATCGTCCGCACGGTCTCCTCGGCTGCGGCCGGCATGCAGACAACGGCGCAGTCGATGACGGCAACCGCCAGTGACGCCTCGTCGCGTGCGGCGACGGTCGGCGCTGCCTCGCAAAAGGCCTCCGGCAATGTCGGCACGGTCGCGGCGGCTGCCGAAGAGCTGTCGAGCTCGGTTGCGGAAATCTCCCGCCAGGTCACCCGCTCGACCGAAGTGGCGAGCCGCGCCGTCAGCGACGCCGAGCGTACCAACGCCACCGTGCAGGTGCTCTCGACCGGCGCCGAGAAGATCGGCGAGGTCGTCAAGCTGATCCATTCGATCGCCGCGCAGACCAACCTGCTCGCGCTCAACGCCACCATCGAGGCGGCTCGCGCCGGTGAATCCGGCCGCGGTTTCGCGGTCGTTGCCTCCGAGGTCAAGGCGCTCGCCAACCAGACCGCCAAGGCGACCGAGGAAATCTCCGCGCAGGTCGCGGCAATGCAGACCTCGACCAGCGACGCGGTCACGGCCATCTCCGGCATCACCCAGACGATCGCCGAGATGAGCGAGATCACCGCGGGCATTTCCGCCTCGATCGAGCAGCAGGGCGAAGCCACCCGCGAGATCGCCCGCAACATCCAATCGGTTGCGGCCGGCTCGAACGAGATCAACTCCAATATCGGCAGTGTCACCTCGGCCGCGGAAGCGACCGGCAACGCCGCCACCGACGTGCTCACCAACGCCCGCGAGCTGGACAGCCAGTCCGGCGCGCTGCGCAACGCGGTGGACGGCTTCCTCGCCAAGGTGCGCGCGGCGTAA
- the msrB gene encoding peptide-methionine (R)-S-oxide reductase MsrB yields the protein MPDTKTKTTDHKVIKSEEQWRRELSPMQYAVLREKATERPFSGEYEHDERAGTYVCAGCGNQLFSSDAKFDSGCGWPSFTQPAVESHIDEERDVSHGMIRTEVLCSKCSGHLGHVFPDGPGPTGLRYCINSAALKLEPK from the coding sequence ATGCCCGACACCAAAACGAAAACCACGGACCACAAGGTCATCAAGAGCGAAGAGCAGTGGCGGCGCGAATTGTCGCCGATGCAGTACGCGGTGCTGCGCGAGAAGGCGACCGAGCGTCCCTTCTCGGGCGAATATGAGCACGACGAGCGAGCCGGCACCTATGTCTGCGCCGGCTGCGGCAATCAGCTGTTCTCTTCCGACGCCAAGTTCGATTCCGGCTGCGGCTGGCCGAGCTTCACCCAGCCCGCCGTCGAGAGCCATATCGACGAGGAGCGGGACGTCAGCCACGGCATGATCCGCACCGAGGTGCTCTGCTCCAAATGCAGCGGTCATCTCGGCCACGTCTTTCCCGACGGCCCCGGGCCGACCGGCCTGCGCTATTGCATCAACTCGGCGGCGCTGAAGCTGGAGCCGAAATAA
- the msrA gene encoding peptide-methionine (S)-S-oxide reductase MsrA yields the protein MRRPALASLLAATTALTLAFAAPSRAAEDAVVIPAPAVDAAQASGIQTAVVAGGCFWGVQGVFQHTAGVVNAVSGYAGGTKATADYQTVSSGRTGHAEAVEIKYDPKKISYGKILQIYFSVAHDPTQLNRQGPDVGTQYRSALFTTSDEQKKVAEAYIVQLNSAKVFNKPIVTKVGALEAFYPAEAYHQDYLTLHPNQPYIAYNDLPKVENLKKLFADNYIEKPTLVSASKATN from the coding sequence ATGCGCCGACCTGCCCTCGCCTCCCTGCTGGCCGCCACCACCGCCCTGACGCTTGCCTTTGCCGCGCCGTCCCGGGCTGCGGAGGATGCGGTCGTGATCCCCGCCCCCGCCGTGGACGCGGCACAAGCGAGCGGGATCCAGACCGCCGTGGTCGCCGGCGGCTGCTTCTGGGGCGTGCAAGGCGTCTTCCAGCACACCGCGGGCGTCGTCAACGCGGTCTCCGGCTACGCCGGAGGCACCAAGGCGACGGCCGACTACCAGACGGTCTCGAGCGGCCGGACCGGCCACGCCGAGGCCGTCGAGATCAAGTACGATCCGAAGAAGATCTCCTACGGCAAGATCCTCCAGATCTACTTCTCGGTGGCGCACGACCCGACCCAGCTCAACCGCCAGGGCCCCGACGTCGGCACGCAATATCGCTCGGCCCTCTTCACCACCTCCGACGAGCAGAAGAAGGTGGCGGAGGCCTATATCGTCCAGCTCAACAGCGCCAAGGTCTTCAACAAGCCGATCGTTACCAAGGTCGGCGCACTGGAGGCGTTCTACCCGGCGGAGGCCTACCACCAGGACTATCTGACGCTGCACCCGAACCAGCCTTACATCGCCTATAACGACCTGCCGAAGGTTGAGAACCTGAAAAAACTGTTCGCGGATAACTACATTGAAAAGCCGACGCTGGTGAGTGCCAGCAAGGCCACCAACTGA